Proteins encoded within one genomic window of bacterium:
- a CDS encoding MaoC family dehydratase has protein sequence MIFDFLWLLATDYWLLENPMTRPMSEIRKRMLAGVEAGDCFTVRRTFIEDDMHLFTGVSHDHNPIHFNEGYAEGKGFTGLICHGLHVGSLVTEIGGELGMLASGMNFHFRRPVYCGDTITCTLTIDEMDERNRVKCTALFTNQHGEDVIEGQLFGILPSEEEKKLLTEKCV, from the coding sequence ATGATCTTCGATTTTCTCTGGCTACTGGCTACTGACTACTGGCTACTGGAGAATCCCATGACCCGACCCATGTCCGAGATCCGGAAACGAATGCTGGCAGGCGTTGAAGCCGGAGACTGTTTCACAGTGCGAAGGACCTTTATCGAGGACGACATGCACCTTTTCACCGGTGTTTCCCACGACCACAACCCGATCCACTTCAATGAAGGGTACGCCGAGGGGAAGGGGTTTACAGGCCTCATTTGCCACGGGCTTCACGTGGGCAGCCTGGTCACAGAGATCGGCGGTGAACTGGGAATGCTGGCCTCGGGGATGAACTTCCATTTCCGGCGCCCGGTCTACTGCGGCGACACCATCACCTGCACCCTGACTATCGACGAGATGGACGAAAGGAACCGGGTCAAGTGCACGGCCCTGTTCACCAACCAGCATGGGGAAGATGTCATTGAAGGGCAGCTGTTCGGGATTCTTCCCAGCGAGGAGGAGAAAAAACTCCTCACTGAAAAATGCGTCTAG